In Trifolium pratense cultivar HEN17-A07 linkage group LG7, ARS_RC_1.1, whole genome shotgun sequence, a genomic segment contains:
- the LOC123898241 gene encoding uncharacterized protein LOC123898241 codes for MNSTVSRAWAAAASVGVVEALKDQGICRWNHTLKSVHNHLKNNVRSFSQAKKFSSSSSSAMVSNSSKQKENAKQSEESLRTVMYLSCWGPN; via the coding sequence ATGAATTCAACAGTAAGCAGAGCATGGGCAGCTGCAGCTAGTGTTGGAGTTGTGGAAGCATTGAAGGATCAAGGAATATGTAGATGGAATCATACACTAAAATCAGTTCAtaatcatttgaaaaataatgtcAGATCATTTTCTCAAGCAAAGaaattttcatcatcatcttcttctgcCATGGTTTCTAATTCAAGCAAACAAAAAGAGAATGCAAAGCAATCAGAGGAATCTTTAAGGACAGTCATGTACTTAAGTTGTTGGGGTCCTAATTAA
- the LOC123896552 gene encoding protein DOWNY MILDEW RESISTANCE 6-like, with protein sequence MNNILVSSWFNLHSSVSLSYVQPPESRPDTISVLSGKTIPVVDLWGYVYTETLLHILKASMEYGFLQVINHGVSKELMDDTMNIFKEFHVMPEVEKISESSKDPNGSCKLYTSREINNKDCIQYWRETLRHFCPPSGEFMEFWPQKPT encoded by the exons ATGAATAACATTCTTGTCTCCAGTTGGTTTAATCTTCATTCTTCAGTGTCTTTATCTTATGTTCAACCTCCAGAAAGTAGACCCGACACAATTTCTGTACTTTCCGGCAAGACGATTCCTGTGGTGGATCTTTGGGGATATGTTTATACCGAAACATTATTGCACATTTTAAAAGCTTCCATGGAGTATGGATTTTTGCAG GTGATTAACCATGGAGTTTCAAAGGAGTTGATGGATGAtacaatgaatattttcaaggaATTTCATGTCATGCCTGAAGTAGAAAAGATAAGTGAAAGTTCAAAGGATCCAAATGGAAGTTGTAAGCTATATACAAGTCGTGAGATTAATAACAAAGATTGCATTCAATATTGGAGAGAGACATTAAGACATTTTTGTCCACCTTCAGGTGAATTTATGGAGTTTTGGCCACAAAAGCCTACATGA
- the LOC123899142 gene encoding uncharacterized protein LOC123899142, whose amino-acid sequence MSSTVSRAWTAAASVGVVEALKDQGICRWNHTLKSVHNHLKNNVRSFSQAKKLSSSSSSSTIVSNSIRQKENAKQSEESLRTVMYLSCWGPN is encoded by the coding sequence ATGAGTTCAACAGTAAGCAGAGCATGGACAGCTGCAGCAAGTGTTGGAGTTGTGGAAGCATTGAAGGATCAAGGAATATGCAGATGGAATCATACACTAAAATCAGTTCATAATCATTTGAAAAACAATGTCAGATCTTTTTCTCAAGCAAAGAagctttcatcatcatcatcctcttcTACTATTGTTTCTAATTCTATCAGACAAAAAGAGAATGCAAAGCAATCAGAAGAATCTTTGAGGACTGTCATGTACTTGAGTTGTTGGGGTCCTAATTAA